Proteins encoded together in one Cyprinus carpio isolate SPL01 chromosome B14, ASM1834038v1, whole genome shotgun sequence window:
- the LOC109066554 gene encoding ubiquitin-conjugating enzyme E2 K-like isoform X1, whose protein sequence is MGCLSRPGRTALLNESKSSEPSHITALTSKNQIKVDLVDENFTELKGEIAGPPDTPYEGGRYQLEIKIPETYPFNPPKVRFITKIWHPNISSVTGAICLDILKDQWAAAMTLRTVLLSLQALLAAAEPDDPQDAVVANQYKQNPEMFKQTAGLWSHVYAGAPVSSPDYTRKIDKLCAMGFDKNAVIAALSSKSWDVETATELLLSN, encoded by the exons ATGGGGTGTTTGTCCCGTCCAGGCCGAACCGCATTGCTAAACGAATCCAAATCCTCCGAACCGAGTCACATCACAGCTCTG ACGAGTAAAAACCAGATCAAGGTGGATTTAGTGGATGAGAACTTCACAGAACTAAAGGGAGAGATCGCAGGACCTCCAGACACGCCTTATGAAG GTGGCAGATATCAGCTAGAAATTAAAATCCCAGAGACATATCCATTTAATCCGCCAAAG GTTCGGTTTATAACGAAGATCTGGCATCCCAACATCAGCTCAGTAACAGGCGCCATTTGTTTGGACATCCTGAAGGACCAGTG ggcgGCGGCGATGACCCTCCGAACAGTCTTACTGTCTCTACAGGCTCTTCTGGCCGCCGCTGAGCCAGATGACCCACAGGACGCTGTAGTTGCCAATCAG TATAAACAGAACCCAGAGATGTTCAAACAGACGGCTGGACTCTGGTCACATGTTTACGCAGGAGCTCCCGTCTCCAGCCCAGACTACACACGCAAAATAGACAAACTCTGCGCTATGGGCTTTGATAAa AACGCAGTGATAGCGGCGTTGTCCTCGAAATCCTGGGACGTGGAGACGGCGACAGAACTGTTGCTTAGTAATTGA
- the LOC109066554 gene encoding ubiquitin-conjugating enzyme E2 K-like isoform X3: protein MDSCIEITQFNTSKNQIKVDLVDENFTELKGEIAGPPDTPYEGGRYQLEIKIPETYPFNPPKVRFITKIWHPNISSVTGAICLDILKDQWAAAMTLRTVLLSLQALLAAAEPDDPQDAVVANQYKQNPEMFKQTAGLWSHVYAGAPVSSPDYTRKIDKLCAMGFDKNAVIAALSSKSWDVETATELLLSN, encoded by the exons CTCATGCATTGAGATAACGCAGTTTAAT ACGAGTAAAAACCAGATCAAGGTGGATTTAGTGGATGAGAACTTCACAGAACTAAAGGGAGAGATCGCAGGACCTCCAGACACGCCTTATGAAG GTGGCAGATATCAGCTAGAAATTAAAATCCCAGAGACATATCCATTTAATCCGCCAAAG GTTCGGTTTATAACGAAGATCTGGCATCCCAACATCAGCTCAGTAACAGGCGCCATTTGTTTGGACATCCTGAAGGACCAGTG ggcgGCGGCGATGACCCTCCGAACAGTCTTACTGTCTCTACAGGCTCTTCTGGCCGCCGCTGAGCCAGATGACCCACAGGACGCTGTAGTTGCCAATCAG TATAAACAGAACCCAGAGATGTTCAAACAGACGGCTGGACTCTGGTCACATGTTTACGCAGGAGCTCCCGTCTCCAGCCCAGACTACACACGCAAAATAGACAAACTCTGCGCTATGGGCTTTGATAAa AACGCAGTGATAGCGGCGTTGTCCTCGAAATCCTGGGACGTGGAGACGGCGACAGAACTGTTGCTTAGTAATTGA
- the LOC109066554 gene encoding ubiquitin-conjugating enzyme E2 K-like isoform X2, whose protein sequence is MANIAVQRIKREFKEVLKSEETSKNQIKVDLVDENFTELKGEIAGPPDTPYEGGRYQLEIKIPETYPFNPPKVRFITKIWHPNISSVTGAICLDILKDQWAAAMTLRTVLLSLQALLAAAEPDDPQDAVVANQYKQNPEMFKQTAGLWSHVYAGAPVSSPDYTRKIDKLCAMGFDKNAVIAALSSKSWDVETATELLLSN, encoded by the exons ACGAGTAAAAACCAGATCAAGGTGGATTTAGTGGATGAGAACTTCACAGAACTAAAGGGAGAGATCGCAGGACCTCCAGACACGCCTTATGAAG GTGGCAGATATCAGCTAGAAATTAAAATCCCAGAGACATATCCATTTAATCCGCCAAAG GTTCGGTTTATAACGAAGATCTGGCATCCCAACATCAGCTCAGTAACAGGCGCCATTTGTTTGGACATCCTGAAGGACCAGTG ggcgGCGGCGATGACCCTCCGAACAGTCTTACTGTCTCTACAGGCTCTTCTGGCCGCCGCTGAGCCAGATGACCCACAGGACGCTGTAGTTGCCAATCAG TATAAACAGAACCCAGAGATGTTCAAACAGACGGCTGGACTCTGGTCACATGTTTACGCAGGAGCTCCCGTCTCCAGCCCAGACTACACACGCAAAATAGACAAACTCTGCGCTATGGGCTTTGATAAa AACGCAGTGATAGCGGCGTTGTCCTCGAAATCCTGGGACGTGGAGACGGCGACAGAACTGTTGCTTAGTAATTGA